The DNA window ATCGCTCGATCGGCTTGACCATATTACAATATACACGTGTTCAACGTGTATGTATAGATTATAGCATTGTTTGTTTTACTTTGTTCTGTTTGGCGGTCTGCGCCGATGGACTTCTTGCTAGGCTTACGCTCCGCAAAAGTCCCAACCTCACTCCCTATGGGTCGTTGCGGTTGGCTTTCCCTCATCGGGAAAAATAGAACCTTTGTCGTATATAGTTGAAAAAGAGTAAGATAAGAAGAAGCCTTACGTCGAAAGATGTGAGGCTTTTTTTATAGCCGGGGGGAAGATTTAGAAATTCTTTAGGTAACCCAAGTCAGAATGCATTCTGCTATGTTTCAAAAAAATCAGTTTGATTCATCAATACTTTTCGGATAGAGTTAGGAAGACTTTTTATATGGAAGCTTTTCAAGAACTTACGGACGAATATATTCAAAAGAGTAAGAGCCTATCCGTCACGGAAAGGTTGGAATTTTTGGAAGAATACCGTTTACTCCTTCCTGAGTCTGTTTTTACTGAAAAACAAAATTTATATTTGAAAGAATGGAATTCAATTTAAGATCACTATACCCATTGTTTTAAAAAAACATCATACAGATCTATGTTTTTAAAAAAAATTCAAGAACAGTTTTCGAGAGAGGGAATCCCTTTTGCAATCGTTGGTGGTTATGCCGTAGCCATCCATGGAATTGCTCGCGGAACTTTTGACTTAGATGTGATTACTGAAATCAGTGAGGGGAATTTGACAAAAATGGAGTCTGCTCTTAATTCCATTGGATTAAATCCCATTTTGCCTGTTTCAGCAAAGGAAATATTTCAAAAATTAGCGTTCTACCAAAAAGAGAAAAATCTTGTCGCTTGGAACTTTATAAATCCGAATAAGCAGAGGGAAAGTTTGGATATTGTTCTGACAGAAGATATTCGCAATTGTAGGATCATTCAGGCAACAACGGATTTTGGATCTTTGCCGGTGATTAGTTTGGAGGATTTGATCCGAATGAAATCGAAAACGGGTAGAGTTCAAGATTTGGAAGATGTGAAGGCTTTAAAGAAATTAAAATAAATAAATAAAACGAACTCAGAAAAAAATATAAAGGAACGTTAAGATATTTTTTATATTCTCGATCATCTCATCTTAATGAGAATTGATCGAAAAATTAATATTAAATATAGAGAAAAAAAGCTGATTCGTTTGTATCGGGAACTGAATTTAATTCGGAAAAAAATAAGTTCTTTGCCGCTCATCGAATTAAAGAAACCTATTTTTCATTCTTATGGATTGATTTGGACTTTGAAGTTACAATCATCAAAATACAAGGAGGCTTACCTCTATCTCATCGATAAATTTTCCAAAATCAAACATGTGAAGAATTTGAAAAAGATCAATCAAATGGAACCGGAGCCAATCGTCCTGGATAAAGATGGGTATCGGTCTCTTTTGGAAAAATACCCTGACGCAGTACGTTGGTTTATTAAACGAAAAAATAGATTCAAAAAAACTGAGTACGTTTTTAACAAAGTCGCAATCTTAGAAAAGAAATTA is part of the Leptospira noumeaensis genome and encodes:
- a CDS encoding DUF6036 family nucleotidyltransferase, translated to MFLKKIQEQFSREGIPFAIVGGYAVAIHGIARGTFDLDVITEISEGNLTKMESALNSIGLNPILPVSAKEIFQKLAFYQKEKNLVAWNFINPNKQRESLDIVLTEDIRNCRIIQATTDFGSLPVISLEDLIRMKSKTGRVQDLEDVKALKKLK